GATCCTAACCAGTGGGCAGATGTTCTGAAGGCTTCAGGTGCAAAATATGTTGTCTTAACTTCAAAACATCATGAAGGTAAGTGGAAAGTTTGTGAATATTAGTAATTGTTACATTTCtgtcaagagaagaaaaatccaggTGACTTTCCTGCCTGCTGAGAGTGACAGAGAAAGCCAGGCTGCCTTACCTGCCCCAACTCAGCCAAAGAGGAGACAAACCACCCAAGAAATGTGTGTGCTTTTTCCTGACTCTTACACAAGAGCTATGGCCATGAAGCTTGTGcaggaggaaaaatagattGTTCTGTTGTTCTAGTGCCATTGTTCTCTTGCTGTAGGTAAGCCAGGCTGAAGCAGTAGGGGCAGCTGAGCTTCCTGCAGTAACCATAGTTTACTTTTTATCAAGGAACCACAAAAGTGAATTCTGCACCGTTTAACATACAGAGAGCTACGGTGTACAGGCAGTTAATGATCTCTGTAAGTTTCTCAAAGAAATTTAGAAGTATGTTCCAGGAGTTAATGTCCTGATGCAGTGCACAGAAGCCAAAACCTTGAACTAGGTCTGTAACTTTACAGGCGTGATTGATTTTTGGCACTGTAAGATGCTTTGCagagaaaagtaaagaaaaagaaagtggttGGAAGGAAATATGGTAGCAAAGAAAGTATAAAGTACTAAGATGCAATATGACAGTACATCTAGTGAATGTTGTTGGTCTTTGGGGAGATGTAGGTTCAAGACTGGCAGCTTGTAACTTCTGAATTTTAACCTCGGCTCTGACACACGTAAAATCTTGATCTTGATGGTGCCCATGGTGTAATTCCCAGTGACTTCAAAAGAACCGTGATTCATTTAGTCTGTCCTGTAGCCTTGGGCATGAATTTTTAGCTTGTTTGTCTAGTCGATACAATGACATGTAtccatttcacaaaaatattgCAAGATTTATTAGGCAATGAGTATAAAGCAGTTTGGAGGTGAGAGTGGAGCTGAGTGGTCTAAGTCTGCAGTTCAGTAGTACTTGTAAGTGCTTGTGCTGGATTGCTGGATGTCTGAAACGTGAAATCCCTCCTGATATTTAATGctggtattttaaaagctgtttcagGAGTTTTTGCACTCTGCTTATATACATGTACCCAGTAGTTGATTGAGCTGTTAACAAAtgtcaagaaaaattaaaagtgaacATTTGCATAAGATGTAAACAGAAGGGAGGAGAATAACCtttgaatgcaaataaaagcttctgcattctgcagctgaggAAGCATTTTATATTCCAGTTGTTGAATGTGTATTCGCAGTTCACGCTTGATACATTCAGTGAAAATATAGATGCCTCGAAAGTTGCTGTATTTTTGGTTAATTTAATTGGGACATAAGAATTGAGTGAATAATTAAGGAGAAGGAATAATTATCCTGAACAgtacagaacaggaaaatataaatgcatatgtgtatgtataaaaaaatacataaatgtatCTGGCACGGTATTCTGATGTTATGACTACTATCATCGTGCACGAACAGATTATAGGCATACTTAATACCGTTATAACAATATTATTACGTatatgatttttattattttatatttattttttgcaacaCACATGCAAACTACTTTCCAGAAAGAGGAACTATAACTTCCCCTCTTATGCTTCCCTTTCTAatcctttgatttttctgtcttcaggcTTTACTTTGTGGGGTTCCAAATATTCTTGGAACTGGAATGCTGTTGATGTGGGACCGAAACGCGATCTTGTGGCTGAACTGGCAACGTCTGTTAGAAACAGGACCGACTTGCATTTTGGGTTATATCATTCCCTGTTCGAATGGTTTAACCCTCTCTTCCTTGAGGATGCCACCAACGTCTTTAAGACAAGAAAGTTTCCAACCAGTAAATCATTACCAGAACTCTATGAAATTGTGACCAAGTACCAACCAGAAATAATTTGGTCTGATGGGAATGGAAACGCACCAGATACTTACTGGAACAGCACTGGTTTCTTGGCTTGGCTCTATAATGACAGGTACATAATGATGCTGGTTTAGCTCCTTATCTGAAATTCTGCTCTGTCtagtttctctcattttctctatATTTTGTGGAACCTGTTACCTCTACTTATGAGAACTTaactaaatattaattttcctgaaatacagGATTCAGGTCTTCTCTAGAACTTCAAAGCTTGCTTTAGAAAAAGGCTGTTTCGTATTTTTTAACCACGTTTGCAAATTAATCAGTTAAGGTGGTATTGGCTATTATACGTAATCATATTCTTCCCTAAGTATTGTCTACTGCACAGACGAATGGGATAGCAGGATAATTTGAGAATATGGGTACGCTGTTGTCATCACAGACTGAACATCTGGCAGTGGAGGTAAAGCTCAGGCTGATGTCTGGCAGACCTCCTGTGGAAGTGGAGCGTATTTCCCTAAGAAATGCCGGTCTGGACCTTTTACTAGCAAAGGATGAGAATAGGATTCCTGAAATTGCACTTAATCTAATTGTAATAAACAAATAGTACAGAAGTCATCCTAAATGTTAGTTTCAgggaggggtgtgtgtgggaaGGGATTGCACTGGCTGTGACTGTGTTttctagaacaaaaataataaaatttctcTGTTTCCAGTCCAGTCCGGGACACAGTTGTGACCAATGACCGCTGGGGAGTTGGCAGCATCTGTACGCATGGCGGCTTCTACACCTGTAGTGACCGGTATAACCCTGGACACCTCCTGCCTCACAAGTGGGAGAACTGTATGACTATTGACAAGAGGTCGTGGGGGTACAGGAGGAATGCACAGCTTGACGATTACCTCACAATCGAGGACTTGGTGAAGGTACAGTGGGACAAAGGAGTTGCCTGCAACGTATTCTCCCTCCTGCTTATTGTATTATGCTATATAACATTTCAATTATGtatctattttttattaaaaatattattttaattgaataaTGAATcgatgaaataataaataattttgttcatttgCAGCCTAACACTGGCAGGATGGACTATCCATGTAattcttattaattttataGAAATTACTAAGAAAAATTATCTAGTAACAATTCAGCCAGTTTCTTGGAAGCTGTTTCCCCTGTAACTGGCCAAAGACTGATCTGGATAGACTCATAATTACCTTTTCTACTAAGTTTTTCTAGTAACTGCACCTCTAAGTTGATGAGAAGCAAACAGTTGCAGTTTTACAGTTCCTGTTTAGGAACTCCTGATTGAAGGCTACATCTTTTCCCCCTTCTATCTAGAAACAGTTTATAACTCTTAATAGTCTTTTTACCTTGTAGCGAGAAACTTTCCTTTCATCCCacttcatttaaagaaaaaaacccagcatgcCTATTACAGACATACAGATAAACACCAGCAGATGCAGGTAGCCTGTGTTAATAGAAGAACATTGATTACCTTTGCTAGTCGAAGGCATTAAAAAGAGCTCAGGAAAAGTGAATGAAAGGAAGGCTTGTCTTTCAGATACAACGCATTTAATTGCCAAATTCAGCTAGTGAGGGGAAGATTGTTTGTTATTGCTTAATCCAAATCTTAGTACTATCCTTGCAAAAGATAATTTCAAATTGAAGTAACCTCTTTGCAGAGGCAGAAGGCTTTAATTCATTCAGTAGCTTGTCTCCAGCTGTCTATTCCTCAGACTTGTGCATCTCGGTCCGTGATCTCTGGAGGGCAGTGTGGATGTGAACACAAATTATTTATGAACTCTCTAGAAGGCTTCCTAGTGTTTTACAGATGTCTCTGTAAAACAGGGAGAACATCAAACAGAGGAAGAAGTTGCTTCTCTCAGCTTCAGTAAAAAGGAATTGGCATCTATTAGCCTTATTCTCCTGTCATGTAGAGAAATCATCTCCTATCTGTTCTATCGGTAAAACCCTCATGAAATTCCTGCAGAAGTTGAAATGTTAAAAACTTGTAGGATGTGATTCTAATGTAGATGCAGTCAGAAGTACTGGTgcacaaatgtattttgagCTGTTTTCTGCCATAGGAATTGACAGCAGAACTTTGGTTCATGAGAGCTTAAATtttgtattcacagaatcacagaatgttagggattggaagggacctcgaaagatcatctagtccaagccccctgccggagcaggattgcctagatcatatcacacaggaacgtgtccaggcgggttttgaatgtctccagagaaggagactccacaacctctctgggcagcctgttccagtgttcagttaccctcactgtaaagaagtttttcctcatatttatgtggaacctcctgtgttccaacttgcacccgttgccccttgtcctgtcagtgggtgtcactgagaagagcctggctccatcctcatgacacttgccctttacatatttagaaacattaatgaggtcacccctcagtctcctcttctccaagctagagagacccagctccctcagcctctcctcataagggagatgttccacccccttaatcatcttcgtggctctgcgctggactctctctagcagttccctgtccttcttgaactgaggggcatagaactggacacaatattccagatgcggcctcaccagggcagagtagagggggaggagaacctctcttgacctgctaaccacaccccatTGACCCCATATTGACCGTTAGGATGACCCCAAAAGTCTAAACATACAGCAGTAACAAAACTTGTTCAGTTCATTGTTTTGAAGCAGTGTGCCTGGCTTTAGAAAGAACTTCAAATATATGATTTAATTAGTTGTAACCatatgctctgtgtgtgtgttgaaAAACATTACAGCAACTTGTAGAAACAGTATCTTGTGGAGGAAATCTCCTGATGAATATCGGGCCCGCTCACGATGGTCGCATTGCTGTTATATTTGAGGAACGCCTGAGGCAGATGGGTGCCTGGCTGGAAGTCAACGGAGAAGCCATCTATGGAACGAAACCATGGAGAGCACAGAACGACACAGTCACACCCGAAGTGTGGTAAGGCTGCTGAATCAAGGTGTAGGCTGCGTAAGGCAGCAGCAGTGtatgtgaaattttaaaattcttaatgATTTAATGCTTCAGAAATCACCATCTTACTTTGTATGCTGTGAAGAAATTAACCCTTTTGTCAGTTTAAGTAACTGCACATAAAAGTGTGTATAAAACTGTAGGTAGATGATGAGTGTCAGAGAACGTAGTTTCGGGATGATGCCAAGGCTGAAGGGAAGGTTGCAGGCATTTCCTTAGTGATCTTGTGTTTCTTAGTGTAGCTGGGAAcagaaagtataaaaaaaaaaattcagaaatataaaactgCTGTGAAGTGTTTATCTGTACAAAGGAATACTTGATGTCACTGTTTAGAGagaaagaggggagagaaagaaactaGATATCAGTCTAGcatattctgtatttctttttaaggtaAAAATGCA
This region of Nyctibius grandis isolate bNycGra1 chromosome 1, bNycGra1.pri, whole genome shotgun sequence genomic DNA includes:
- the FUCA2 gene encoding plasma alpha-L-fucosidase gives rise to the protein MSGPPGCAALLLLLGLPGLLPARPPGGGGQPRYEPTWSSLDARPLPAWFDEAKFGVFIHWGVFSVPSFGSEWFWWYWQKEKREPYVKFMEANYPPGFSYEDFGPLFTAEFFDPNQWADVLKASGAKYVVLTSKHHEGFTLWGSKYSWNWNAVDVGPKRDLVAELATSVRNRTDLHFGLYHSLFEWFNPLFLEDATNVFKTRKFPTSKSLPELYEIVTKYQPEIIWSDGNGNAPDTYWNSTGFLAWLYNDSPVRDTVVTNDRWGVGSICTHGGFYTCSDRYNPGHLLPHKWENCMTIDKRSWGYRRNAQLDDYLTIEDLVKQLVETVSCGGNLLMNIGPAHDGRIAVIFEERLRQMGAWLEVNGEAIYGTKPWRAQNDTVTPEVWYTFSPKEGKVNAIFLSWPVSGTLELGEPQAKPGETQVKLTGYKELLKWVALGEKGIVIALPHLTPKQLPCQWGWTLQLTDVN